One part of the Mesorhizobium sp. M4B.F.Ca.ET.058.02.1.1 genome encodes these proteins:
- a CDS encoding urate hydroxylase PuuD: MLDFAIFWDWLSFAVRWLHVITGIAWIGSSFYFVALDLGLRQRPGLPVGAFGEEWQVHGGGFYHIQKYLVAPAEMPEHLTWFKWESYATWLSGFAMLCVVYYAGADLFLIDPNVLPMSVPVGILLSLATIGVGWVVYDLLCRSALGKSDTGLMLVLYGVLVFIAWGLTHLFTGRAAFLHLGAITATIMSANVFMVIIPNQKIVVADLIAGRKPDPKYGKIAKQRSLHNNYLTLPVLFLMLSNHYPLAFGTEFNWVIASLVFIIGVLIRHYFNTVHARKGNPTWTWLGAAVLFVIIIWLSTVPKVLTGEPKASAAAETFIASAHFQAVRDTVLGRCSMCHAEEPVYEGIYHAPKGVMLDTDARIAEHAREIYLQAGRSHAMPPANVTQISDKERALLVAWFEGQGK; encoded by the coding sequence ATGCTGGATTTCGCGATTTTCTGGGACTGGCTGAGCTTCGCCGTCCGCTGGCTGCATGTCATCACCGGCATCGCCTGGATCGGCTCGTCCTTCTATTTCGTCGCGCTCGACCTCGGGCTGCGCCAGCGCCCCGGCCTGCCAGTCGGCGCCTTCGGCGAGGAATGGCAGGTGCATGGCGGCGGCTTCTACCACATCCAGAAATATCTGGTGGCGCCGGCCGAGATGCCGGAGCACCTGACCTGGTTCAAATGGGAGTCCTATGCCACCTGGCTGTCGGGCTTCGCCATGCTGTGCGTGGTCTACTATGCCGGCGCCGACCTGTTCCTGATCGATCCCAATGTGCTGCCGATGTCGGTGCCGGTCGGCATCCTGCTGTCGCTGGCGACGATCGGTGTCGGCTGGGTGGTCTACGACCTGCTTTGCCGCTCGGCGCTGGGCAAGAGCGACACAGGGCTGATGCTGGTGCTTTATGGCGTGCTGGTGTTCATCGCCTGGGGATTGACGCATCTCTTCACCGGCCGCGCCGCCTTCCTGCATCTCGGTGCCATCACCGCCACGATCATGTCGGCCAACGTCTTCATGGTCATCATCCCCAACCAGAAGATCGTCGTCGCCGACCTGATCGCCGGCCGCAAGCCGGACCCGAAATACGGCAAGATCGCCAAACAGCGCTCGCTGCACAACAACTACCTGACGCTGCCGGTGCTGTTCCTGATGCTGTCGAACCACTATCCGCTGGCGTTCGGCACCGAGTTCAACTGGGTGATCGCCTCACTGGTGTTCATCATCGGCGTGCTTATCCGACACTATTTCAACACCGTCCATGCCCGCAAGGGCAACCCGACCTGGACGTGGCTCGGCGCCGCCGTGCTGTTCGTCATCATCATCTGGCTGTCGACCGTGCCGAAGGTCCTGACCGGCGAGCCCAAGGCTTCCGCCGCGGCCGAGACCTTTATCGCCTCGGCGCATTTCCAGGCCGTGCGCGACACGGTGCTTGGCCGCTGCTCGATGTGCCATGCCGAGGAGCCGGTCTATGAGGGCATTTACCATGCCCCGAAGGGCGTGATGCTCGACACCGACGCGCGCATCGCCGAGCATGCGCGCGAGATCTACCTGCAGGCCGGACGCAGCCACGCCATGCCGCCAGCCAATGTCACCCAGATCAGCGACAAGGAGCGGGCGCTGCTGGTCGCCTGGTTCGAAGGCCAGGGAAAGTAG
- a CDS encoding UdgX family uracil-DNA binding protein (This protein belongs to the uracil DNA glycosylase superfamily, members of which act in excision repair of DNA. However, it belongs more specifically to UdgX branch, whose founding member was found to bind uracil in DNA (where it does not belong), without cleaving it, appears to promote DNA repair by a pathway involving RecA, rather than base excision.), with the protein MAATNQAKAPVRRGLDDAKPVLGEDASIAELRAAAKPCRRCPLWRDATQTVFGEGPENAEVVFVGEQPGDQEDVAGKPFVGPAGRILDATLNDAEIERRKTYVTNAVKHFKFEPRGKRRIHSKPNAGEIQACRWWLDRELDLIQPNLVVALGATAAQALLGKAVPVTKMRGEVIEREDGLRVFITIHPSFILRIREQEDKEAERERFLKDMREVKRLMAV; encoded by the coding sequence ATGGCCGCCACGAACCAGGCGAAGGCACCAGTCAGGCGCGGGTTGGACGATGCCAAACCGGTCCTTGGCGAGGATGCTTCGATAGCCGAACTGCGCGCTGCGGCGAAGCCCTGTCGCCGCTGCCCGCTGTGGCGCGACGCCACCCAGACGGTGTTCGGCGAGGGACCTGAGAATGCCGAGGTGGTCTTCGTCGGCGAACAGCCGGGCGACCAGGAGGATGTGGCCGGCAAACCATTCGTCGGCCCGGCAGGAAGGATCCTCGACGCCACGCTGAACGATGCCGAGATCGAGCGGCGCAAAACCTACGTCACCAATGCGGTGAAGCATTTCAAGTTCGAGCCGCGCGGCAAGCGCCGCATCCACTCCAAGCCGAATGCCGGTGAGATCCAGGCCTGCCGTTGGTGGCTGGACAGGGAACTCGATCTCATCCAGCCAAATCTGGTGGTGGCGCTCGGCGCGACCGCGGCGCAGGCGCTGCTCGGCAAGGCGGTGCCGGTGACGAAGATGCGCGGCGAGGTGATCGAGCGCGAAGACGGCCTGCGCGTCTTCATTACCATCCACCCATCCTTCATCCTGCGCATCCGGGAGCAGGAAGACAAGGAAGCCGAGCGGGAACGATTCCTCAAGGATATGAGAGAGGTGAAACGGCTGATGGCGGTTTGA
- a CDS encoding LysR family transcriptional regulator: MAYLDNIAVFVRVVELGNLSAAGRDMRISPAVASNRIKELEKHLGVRLFNRTTRQLMPTEHGTVFYTGAKQVLEAITEAEAAVSALSGQPRGTIKVTAPLGLGRRLVASGIPDFHDKYPDIEVRLRLSDHNVDIMKEGIDVAFRLGIIEDSSLRMRGIMECERVLVAAPKYLEARGEPAEPQELIGKKHDCLMLRYAGAREYVWTLQTPAGPQKFEVHGPYDTDDGDVLTGWALSGRGIINKPRFEVEPFIRDQRLKVILAKTPPTPVQFAAVYPHKKLQDPKVRLLLDFMAERCQRLIKDILAGK; encoded by the coding sequence ATGGCCTATCTCGACAACATCGCCGTCTTCGTCCGTGTCGTCGAGCTCGGCAATCTGTCGGCGGCGGGGCGCGACATGCGCATCTCGCCGGCTGTCGCTTCCAACCGCATCAAGGAGCTGGAGAAGCACCTCGGCGTTCGCCTGTTCAATCGTACGACCAGGCAGTTGATGCCGACCGAGCACGGCACGGTGTTCTACACCGGCGCCAAGCAGGTGCTGGAGGCGATCACCGAGGCGGAGGCCGCCGTCTCGGCATTGTCCGGCCAGCCGCGCGGCACGATCAAGGTGACGGCGCCGCTCGGCCTCGGGCGGCGGCTGGTGGCCTCCGGCATTCCGGACTTCCACGACAAATACCCTGATATCGAGGTGCGGCTCAGGCTTTCGGATCACAATGTCGACATCATGAAGGAAGGCATCGACGTCGCCTTCCGGCTGGGCATCATCGAGGATTCCAGCCTCAGGATGCGCGGCATCATGGAATGCGAGCGGGTGCTGGTGGCGGCGCCGAAATATCTGGAGGCGCGCGGCGAGCCGGCCGAGCCGCAGGAATTGATCGGCAAGAAGCACGATTGCCTGATGCTGCGCTATGCCGGCGCGCGCGAATATGTGTGGACGCTGCAGACGCCGGCCGGCCCGCAGAAATTCGAGGTGCACGGGCCGTACGACACCGATGACGGCGATGTGCTGACCGGCTGGGCGCTGTCGGGTCGTGGCATCATCAACAAGCCGCGCTTCGAGGTCGAGCCTTTCATCCGCGACCAACGGCTGAAGGTGATCCTGGCCAAGACACCGCCGACGCCGGTGCAGTTCGCCGCCGTCTACCCGCACAAGAAGCTGCAGGACCCGAAAGTGCGGCTGCTGCTCGATTTCATGGCCGAGCGCTGCCAGCGGCTGATCAAGGATATTCTTGCCGGCAAGTAG
- a CDS encoding heme-degrading domain-containing protein yields MAVADDIALIKKQEATLVFPGFDEAVAFEVGAAIRKRALAENLPIIVDIRTFDRPLFYAAMPGSNASNPDWARRKINVVKRFLKSTYRMVLEQQRPDRTFKVGEGLNVADYVLAGGGFPVTVKGVGVIGVIAVSGLPEREDHGMVVDALCAHLGADRKQLALAPEAQ; encoded by the coding sequence ATGGCCGTTGCCGACGACATCGCTCTGATCAAGAAACAGGAGGCCACGCTGGTCTTCCCCGGCTTCGACGAGGCCGTCGCCTTCGAGGTCGGCGCGGCGATCCGCAAGCGCGCGCTGGCCGAGAACCTGCCGATCATCGTCGACATCAGGACCTTCGACCGGCCGCTGTTCTACGCCGCGATGCCGGGTTCGAACGCCTCCAATCCCGACTGGGCCCGGCGCAAGATCAATGTGGTGAAGCGGTTCCTGAAAAGCACCTACCGCATGGTGCTGGAGCAGCAGCGCCCCGACCGCACCTTCAAGGTCGGCGAGGGGCTGAATGTCGCCGACTATGTGCTGGCCGGCGGCGGCTTTCCGGTCACCGTCAAAGGCGTGGGCGTGATCGGAGTGATTGCCGTTTCGGGCCTGCCGGAGCGTGAGGATCACGGCATGGTGGTCGACGCGCTGTGCGCGCATCTGGGCGCCGACCGCAAACAATTGGCCCTGGCGCCGGAAGCACAATGA
- a CDS encoding glutamine synthetase family protein, with protein sequence MTSPSGSTPREAKAFLDAHPEIEAFDIVLTDANGIGRGKIVRRHELMGIFEAGRHLPISILGLDITGEDVHETGLVWDTGDGDLRAWPIPGTLVPLYGTNPPRGQVLMAMHHLDGQPMSSDPRLALKRQVERLAAKGLRPAGAFELEFFLLANERDADGKVQPAHAVLDGRRSAKTEVYSVDHLHGMEPLFSDIYAAASAQGIPAETVISEYAPGQYELTLNYRKDVMRAADDLVMLKRLVRAQARRHGVTACFMAKPIEKYAGSGMHFHVSLQDDAGKNVFAEAGGESWSPPLLQGLGGLIQTMAESMLVFAPHANSWRRFVSQSYAPVAPTWGVNNRSVALRVPAGDARNRRIEHRPSGVDANPYLVAATVLAGIVKGIEEGLDPGPETTGNGYEAAVTRTIMPVDWRAAIEAARASDFLKEALGPDLHRTFVAIKQAEYLRVARTVSELDYHLYLHEV encoded by the coding sequence ATGACCTCACCTTCGGGCTCGACGCCCCGCGAGGCGAAAGCCTTTCTCGATGCCCACCCCGAAATCGAGGCCTTCGACATCGTGCTCACCGACGCCAACGGCATCGGCCGTGGCAAGATCGTGCGCCGGCACGAGCTGATGGGCATTTTCGAGGCCGGCCGGCACCTGCCGATCTCGATTCTCGGCCTCGACATCACCGGCGAGGACGTGCACGAGACCGGCCTGGTCTGGGACACCGGTGATGGCGATCTGAGGGCATGGCCAATCCCCGGCACGCTGGTGCCGCTGTATGGCACCAACCCGCCGCGCGGCCAGGTGCTGATGGCGATGCACCATCTCGACGGCCAGCCGATGTCGTCCGATCCCCGCCTGGCGCTCAAGCGGCAGGTCGAGCGCCTGGCGGCCAAGGGGCTGCGTCCGGCCGGCGCCTTCGAGCTCGAATTTTTTCTTCTTGCCAATGAGCGCGATGCCGACGGCAAGGTGCAGCCGGCGCATGCCGTGCTCGACGGGCGCCGCTCGGCCAAGACCGAGGTCTATTCGGTTGACCATCTGCACGGCATGGAGCCGCTGTTTTCCGACATCTATGCCGCCGCCAGCGCACAAGGCATCCCGGCCGAGACGGTGATTTCCGAATATGCGCCCGGCCAGTACGAGCTGACGCTCAACTACCGCAAGGATGTGATGCGGGCAGCTGACGACCTCGTCATGCTGAAGCGGCTGGTCAGGGCGCAGGCGCGCCGCCACGGTGTCACCGCCTGCTTCATGGCCAAGCCGATCGAGAAATACGCTGGCTCTGGCATGCATTTCCATGTTTCGCTGCAAGATGATGCCGGAAAAAATGTGTTTGCCGAAGCCGGTGGCGAGAGCTGGTCGCCGCCGCTGCTGCAGGGTCTCGGCGGCCTGATCCAGACCATGGCGGAATCCATGCTGGTGTTTGCGCCGCATGCCAATTCATGGCGGCGCTTCGTTTCGCAATCCTACGCGCCGGTGGCGCCGACCTGGGGCGTCAACAACCGTTCGGTGGCGCTGCGCGTGCCGGCTGGCGACGCCAGGAACCGCCGCATCGAGCACCGTCCGTCGGGTGTCGACGCAAACCCTTATCTCGTGGCCGCGACCGTGCTCGCCGGGATTGTGAAAGGCATCGAGGAAGGGCTCGACCCCGGTCCGGAAACCACCGGCAACGGCTACGAAGCGGCCGTAACGCGCACCATCATGCCGGTGGACTGGCGCGCCGCGATCGAGGCGGCGCGGGCGTCCGATTTCCTGAAAGAGGCGCTCGGCCCCGATCTGCACCGGACATTCGTCGCGATCAAGCAGGCCGAATATCTGCGCGTCGCCCGCACTGTCAGCGAGCTGGACTACCACCTGTATCTGCACGAGGTGTGA
- a CDS encoding LLM class flavin-dependent oxidoreductase: protein MHLAISLDIAATDGQAGLDFRRIAGFVRKAEAAGVDMVVVSDTAANGARSTSPFEATTLLAALATLTERIGLVAGASTLAHQPYNLARRFASLDIISHGRIGWNATMVQDPRQAANFSRPEGFSEGDFRRRAEEFIGIVQGLWRGWDADALLFDKSGGRFHDPQKMHLLDHKGEFFSVRGPLNVARSPQGTPVLVMSGLSEADLDFATRVAHVVLLDEQPSAGVAGDDLKRRALAAGRKPETLKVFVTVAAERLEAGFDSNGCDGLNFALPADLPSLEAFADRVLPELQRRGLAQSARAEATLRQHLGLEAGGKP, encoded by the coding sequence ATGCATCTCGCCATTTCGCTCGACATTGCTGCCACCGACGGACAGGCCGGCCTGGACTTCCGCCGCATAGCCGGCTTCGTGCGGAAAGCGGAGGCGGCAGGGGTCGACATGGTCGTCGTTTCCGATACCGCAGCCAACGGCGCTCGATCAACCAGCCCGTTCGAGGCAACGACGCTGCTGGCGGCGCTCGCGACGCTGACCGAAAGGATCGGGCTCGTCGCCGGGGCCTCGACGCTCGCGCACCAGCCCTACAATCTGGCGCGTCGCTTTGCTTCCCTCGACATCATCAGCCACGGCCGTATCGGCTGGAACGCGACGATGGTCCAGGATCCGCGCCAGGCCGCCAATTTCAGCCGGCCGGAAGGGTTTTCCGAAGGTGATTTCCGCCGCCGCGCCGAAGAATTCATCGGCATCGTGCAAGGCCTGTGGAGGGGCTGGGACGCCGATGCGCTGCTGTTCGACAAGTCCGGCGGCCGCTTCCACGATCCGCAGAAGATGCACCTGCTTGACCACAAGGGCGAGTTCTTTTCGGTGCGCGGGCCGCTCAACGTGGCGCGCTCGCCGCAGGGCACGCCGGTGCTGGTCATGTCCGGCCTGTCCGAGGCCGACCTCGACTTCGCCACCCGCGTCGCCCACGTCGTCCTGCTGGACGAGCAACCGTCGGCGGGTGTGGCCGGCGACGACCTGAAACGACGGGCGCTTGCTGCTGGGCGCAAGCCGGAAACACTTAAGGTGTTTGTGACCGTGGCCGCCGAAAGGCTCGAAGCGGGGTTCGACTCGAACGGCTGCGACGGCCTCAATTTTGCTTTGCCGGCTGATCTTCCTTCACTTGAGGCCTTTGCCGATCGCGTGCTGCCGGAGTTGCAGCGTCGCGGCCTGGCTCAATCCGCACGTGCCGAAGCGACGTTGCGCCAGCATCTCGGACTCGAGGCGGGAGGCAAACCATGA
- the guaD gene encoding guanine deaminase, with protein MTSTLLRGRTLTFLRWPETIDDHSAWRYEEDGGLLISDGRIVASGAYADIEKQAGDGARRIDHRPHLILPGFIDAHVHFPQMQIIASYGAELLDWLNKYTFPEETKFRDAQHGRRIARLFLDEMVRHGTTTVAAYCSVHKASAEAFFAESHDRNMLNIAGKVMMDRNAPDGLLDTSQSGYDDSKALIAEWHGKGRQLYAITPRFAITSTPEQMEMAGTLCREHPDLHMQTHLSENHAEIAFTQELYPWSRDYTDVYERYGLLGQKSLFGHCIHLSEREADALSSTGSVAVFCPTSNLFLGSGLFDYQRYRRRDRALRIAAATDVGGGTNYSMLRTMDEGYKVIALNGEKLNPFQSFWQLTRGNAEALSVADKVGTLEAGTDADIVVLDARVTPAMRLRMETVGTLAEELFLLQTLGDDRAVREVYVAGRPAKSTIAI; from the coding sequence ATGACCTCCACCCTTCTGCGCGGCCGCACGCTGACCTTCCTGCGCTGGCCGGAAACGATCGACGACCATTCCGCCTGGCGCTACGAGGAGGATGGCGGCCTGCTGATCAGCGACGGCCGGATCGTCGCCTCAGGCGCCTATGCCGATATCGAGAAGCAGGCCGGCGACGGGGCAAGACGGATCGACCATCGCCCGCATCTCATCCTGCCGGGCTTCATCGACGCGCATGTGCATTTCCCGCAGATGCAGATCATCGCCTCCTACGGCGCCGAGTTGCTCGACTGGCTAAACAAATACACCTTTCCCGAGGAGACGAAATTCCGCGACGCCCAGCACGGCCGCCGCATCGCGAGACTGTTCCTCGACGAGATGGTGCGGCATGGCACGACGACGGTCGCCGCCTATTGCTCGGTGCACAAGGCGTCGGCCGAGGCCTTCTTCGCCGAGTCGCATGACCGCAACATGCTCAACATCGCCGGCAAGGTGATGATGGACCGCAACGCGCCGGACGGCCTGCTCGACACGTCGCAATCGGGCTATGACGACAGCAAGGCGCTGATTGCGGAATGGCACGGCAAGGGCCGCCAGCTCTATGCCATCACCCCTCGCTTCGCCATCACCTCCACGCCCGAGCAGATGGAGATGGCCGGTACGCTCTGCCGCGAGCATCCCGATCTCCACATGCAGACGCATCTCTCGGAAAACCATGCCGAGATCGCCTTCACGCAGGAGCTCTATCCCTGGTCGCGCGACTATACCGACGTCTATGAGCGGTACGGGCTCTTGGGGCAAAAGAGCCTGTTCGGCCACTGCATCCATCTCTCCGAACGCGAGGCGGATGCGCTGTCGAGCACCGGCTCGGTGGCGGTGTTCTGCCCGACCTCGAACCTGTTCCTCGGCTCCGGCCTGTTCGACTATCAGCGCTACCGCAGGCGTGACAGGGCCCTCAGAATCGCGGCCGCCACCGACGTCGGCGGCGGCACCAACTACTCGATGCTGCGCACCATGGACGAGGGCTACAAGGTGATCGCGCTGAACGGGGAGAAGCTCAACCCGTTCCAGTCCTTCTGGCAATTGACGCGCGGCAATGCCGAGGCGCTGTCGGTCGCCGACAAGGTCGGCACACTCGAGGCTGGCACCGATGCCGACATCGTCGTGCTCGACGCGCGCGTCACGCCGGCGATGCGGCTGAGGATGGAAACGGTCGGCACGCTGGCCGAGGAACTGTTTCTCCTGCAGACGCTGGGCGACGACCGCGCCGTGCGCGAGGTCTATGTCGCTGGCCGGCCGGCCAAGAGCACTATCGCGATCTAG
- a CDS encoding glycerate kinase, whose translation MTDPKSFLTSIFNAAVAAADPEKTIRDHLPARPKGRTIVIGAGKGSAQMAAAFEKVWDGPIEGLVVTRYGYGAKCERIEIIEAAHPVPDAAGLEASRRLLEKVRGLTPDDLVVALISGGGSALLPSPAPGLALADEIAVNEALLASGAPIAAMNTIRKHVSTIKGGRLAAAAHPAKVVSLVVSDIPGDNPALVASGPTVPDTGSREDALASISACGMKLPAAVMAHINSPTADAPRPDDPVFAGNEVHLIASAGVSLEAAAAEAKRQGIEAVILSDSIEGEAREVGGVHAAIAREVATRDRPFAKPVLILSGGETTVTLRAKGKGGRNSEFLLAFAIAIGGLDGIHALAADTDGIDGSEDNAGAFADGSTVARMRAAGIDAKAMLAGNNAWTAFNAIGDLFVPGPTGTNVNDLRAILVR comes from the coding sequence ATGACAGACCCAAAATCCTTCCTGACGTCGATCTTCAACGCCGCGGTCGCCGCCGCCGATCCGGAAAAGACGATCCGCGACCATCTGCCGGCAAGGCCGAAGGGCCGCACCATCGTCATCGGCGCCGGCAAGGGCTCGGCGCAGATGGCAGCGGCCTTCGAAAAGGTTTGGGACGGCCCGATCGAGGGACTGGTCGTCACTCGCTACGGCTATGGCGCGAAGTGCGAGCGCATCGAGATCATCGAGGCGGCGCATCCGGTGCCGGATGCGGCCGGTCTCGAGGCCTCGCGCCGGCTGCTGGAGAAGGTGCGCGGGCTGACGCCGGACGATCTTGTCGTGGCGCTGATCTCCGGCGGCGGCTCGGCGCTGCTGCCCTCGCCCGCTCCGGGCCTGGCCCTGGCCGACGAGATCGCCGTCAACGAGGCGCTGCTTGCCTCCGGCGCGCCGATCGCGGCGATGAACACGATCCGCAAGCATGTCTCCACCATCAAGGGCGGCCGGCTGGCGGCGGCGGCGCATCCGGCCAAAGTGGTGTCGCTGGTCGTCTCCGACATCCCCGGCGACAATCCCGCCCTCGTCGCCTCAGGCCCGACGGTCCCCGACACCGGCAGCCGCGAGGATGCGCTGGCGTCGATATCAGCCTGTGGCATGAAGCTGCCGGCAGCAGTCATGGCGCACATCAATTCGCCGACCGCCGATGCGCCGCGTCCGGACGATCCGGTCTTCGCCGGCAACGAAGTGCATCTGATCGCGTCGGCCGGCGTTTCGCTGGAAGCCGCCGCCGCCGAGGCGAAGCGGCAGGGAATTGAAGCCGTCATCCTGTCCGATTCCATCGAGGGCGAGGCGCGCGAGGTCGGCGGCGTCCACGCCGCCATCGCGCGCGAGGTAGCGACGCGCGACCGCCCGTTCGCCAAGCCGGTGCTGATCCTGTCGGGCGGCGAGACGACGGTGACGCTACGGGCAAAAGGCAAGGGCGGCCGCAATTCGGAATTCCTGCTCGCCTTTGCGATTGCCATTGGCGGCCTGGACGGCATTCACGCGCTGGCGGCGGACACCGACGGCATCGACGGCTCGGAGGACAATGCTGGCGCCTTCGCCGACGGCTCGACGGTGGCGCGCATGCGCGCCGCCGGCATCGACGCCAAGGCGATGCTCGCCGGCAACAATGCCTGGACGGCCTTCAATGCGATCGGCGATCTTTTTGTGCCGGGGCCGACGGGCACGAACGTCAATGATTTAAGGGCGATTCTCGTCCGTTAA